One Calonectris borealis chromosome 15, bCalBor7.hap1.2, whole genome shotgun sequence DNA segment encodes these proteins:
- the LOC142088803 gene encoding organic cation/carnitine transporter 2-like isoform X3 produces MRDYEEVTAFLGEWGRFQRLVFFLLSASIVPNGFNGLSIVFLAGTPEHRCAVPRGANLSGEWRNASIPLELQGGRAAPSRCRRYRLAALANFSALGLRPGSDVELGSLEQEPCLDGWEYSRDVYRSTIVTEWNLVCDNDWKGPLCTSLFFVGVLLGSFVSGQLSDKFGRKNVLFATLAMQTGFSFIQVFSTSWEMFSMFFVLVGMGQISNYVAAFVLGTEILGKSIRVLFCTLGVCIFYAFGYMLLPLFAYFIRDWRMLLLALTLPGLLCIPLWWVIPESPRWLISQGRFQEAEEIIRKAAKINGITAPDVILDPSELQDLNSQKQQTYTILDLMKTRNILTITIMSVILWMIISVGYFGLSLDTPNLHGDVYVNCFLSAVIEVPAYIISWLLLRNLPRRYSMAAALFLGGCVLLFIQLVPSRMESYSCTIYSTGDVREIWDHICLFNGLCLHG; encoded by the exons ATGCGCGACTACGAGGAGGTGACCGCCTTCCTGGGCGAGTGGGGCCGCTTCCAGCGGctcgtcttcttcctcctcagcgCCAGCATCGTCCCCAACGGCTTCAACGGCCTCTCCATCGTCTTCCTGGCCGGCACCCCCGAGCACCGGTGCGCCGTGCCCCGCGGGGCCAACCTGAGCGGCGAGTGGCGCAACGCCAGCATCCCGCTGGAGCtgcagggcgggcgggcggcgccgagccgctgccgccgctaCCGCCTGGCCGCGCTCGCCAACTTCTCGGCGCTGGGGCTGCGGCCCGGCTCCGACGTGGAGCTGGGGTCGCTGGAGCAGGAGCCGTGCCTGGACGGCTGGGAGTACAGCCGCGACGTCTACCGCTCCACCATCGTCACCGAg TGGAATCTCGTATGTGACAACGACTGGAAGGGACCCCTGTGCACCTCCCTGTTCTTTGTGGGCGTCCTGCTTGGATCTTTCGTATCAGGACAGCTCTCAGACAA GTTTGGCAGGAAAAATGTGCTGTTTGCAACTCTGGCGATGCAGACTGGCTTCAGCTTCATACAGGTCTTCTCCACCAGCTGGGAGATGTTTTCAATGTTCTTTGTGCTGGTCGGCATGGGACAGATATCTAACTACGTGGCAGCATTTGTTCTCG GCACAGAAATTCTTGGCAAATCAATTCGTGTGCTGTTCTGCACGCTAGGCGTTTGCATATTTTATGCATTTGGCTACATGTTGCTGCCACTGTTTGCTTACTTCATCAGAGACTGGCggatgctgctgctggcgcttactttacctgggctgctctgcatcCCACTCTGGTG GGTCATTCCGGAATCTCCACGGTGGCTGATCTCCCAGGGAAGATTTCAAGAGGCAGAAGAAATCATCCGAAAGGCTGCAAAAATTAATGGCATTACAGCCCCAGATGTAATACTTGACCCTAGTGAG ctgcaagATTTGAATTCCCAGAAGCAACAGACGTACACCATTTTGGATCTAATGAAAACCCGAAATATCCTAACTATCACAATTATGTCAGTGATTCTTTG GATGATAATCTCTGTTGGTTATTTTGGACTTTCTCTTGACACACCTAACTTGCATGGAGACGTCTATGTGAACTGCTTCCTTTCGGCAGTAATTGAAGTTCCAGCCTACATTATTTCCTGGCTGCTGCTTCGAAATCTCCCTCGACGGTATTCAATGGCTGCTGCGTTATTCTTGGGAGGCTGTGTTCTTCTCTTCATTCAGCTGGTGCCTTCACGTATGGAATC ATATTCGTGCACTATCTATTCTACTGGTGATGTTAGGGAAATTTGGGATCACATCTGCCTTTTCAATGGTTTATGTTTACACGGCTGA
- the LOC142088803 gene encoding organic cation/carnitine transporter 2-like isoform X2: MRDYEEVTAFLGEWGRFQRLVFFLLSASIVPNGFNGLSIVFLAGTPEHRCAVPRGANLSGEWRNASIPLELQGGRAAPSRCRRYRLAALANFSALGLRPGSDVELGSLEQEPCLDGWEYSRDVYRSTIVTEWNLVCDNDWKGPLCTSLFFVGVLLGSFVSGQLSDKFGRKNVLFATLAMQTGFSFIQVFSTSWEMFSMFFVLVGMGQISNYVAAFVLGTEILGKSIRVLFCTLGVCIFYAFGYMLLPLFAYFIRDWRMLLLALTLPGLLCIPLWWVIPESPRWLISQGRFQEAEEIIRKAAKINGITAPDVILDPSELQDLNSQKQQTYTILDLMKTRNILTITIMSVILWMIISVGYFGLSLDTPNLHGDVYVNCFLSAVIEVPAYIISWLLLRNLPRRYSMAAALFLGGCVLLFIQLVPSHIRALSILLVMLGKFGITSAFSMVYVYTAELYPTVVRNMGVGASSMASRLGSILSPYFVYLGAYDRFLPYILMGSMTVLSGILTLFLPESYGMPLPDTIEQMLLVKGE; the protein is encoded by the exons ATGCGCGACTACGAGGAGGTGACCGCCTTCCTGGGCGAGTGGGGCCGCTTCCAGCGGctcgtcttcttcctcctcagcgCCAGCATCGTCCCCAACGGCTTCAACGGCCTCTCCATCGTCTTCCTGGCCGGCACCCCCGAGCACCGGTGCGCCGTGCCCCGCGGGGCCAACCTGAGCGGCGAGTGGCGCAACGCCAGCATCCCGCTGGAGCtgcagggcgggcgggcggcgccgagccgctgccgccgctaCCGCCTGGCCGCGCTCGCCAACTTCTCGGCGCTGGGGCTGCGGCCCGGCTCCGACGTGGAGCTGGGGTCGCTGGAGCAGGAGCCGTGCCTGGACGGCTGGGAGTACAGCCGCGACGTCTACCGCTCCACCATCGTCACCGAg TGGAATCTCGTATGTGACAACGACTGGAAGGGACCCCTGTGCACCTCCCTGTTCTTTGTGGGCGTCCTGCTTGGATCTTTCGTATCAGGACAGCTCTCAGACAA GTTTGGCAGGAAAAATGTGCTGTTTGCAACTCTGGCGATGCAGACTGGCTTCAGCTTCATACAGGTCTTCTCCACCAGCTGGGAGATGTTTTCAATGTTCTTTGTGCTGGTCGGCATGGGACAGATATCTAACTACGTGGCAGCATTTGTTCTCG GCACAGAAATTCTTGGCAAATCAATTCGTGTGCTGTTCTGCACGCTAGGCGTTTGCATATTTTATGCATTTGGCTACATGTTGCTGCCACTGTTTGCTTACTTCATCAGAGACTGGCggatgctgctgctggcgcttactttacctgggctgctctgcatcCCACTCTGGTG GGTCATTCCGGAATCTCCACGGTGGCTGATCTCCCAGGGAAGATTTCAAGAGGCAGAAGAAATCATCCGAAAGGCTGCAAAAATTAATGGCATTACAGCCCCAGATGTAATACTTGACCCTAGTGAG ctgcaagATTTGAATTCCCAGAAGCAACAGACGTACACCATTTTGGATCTAATGAAAACCCGAAATATCCTAACTATCACAATTATGTCAGTGATTCTTTG GATGATAATCTCTGTTGGTTATTTTGGACTTTCTCTTGACACACCTAACTTGCATGGAGACGTCTATGTGAACTGCTTCCTTTCGGCAGTAATTGAAGTTCCAGCCTACATTATTTCCTGGCTGCTGCTTCGAAATCTCCCTCGACGGTATTCAATGGCTGCTGCGTTATTCTTGGGAGGCTGTGTTCTTCTCTTCATTCAGCTGGTGCCTTCAC ATATTCGTGCACTATCTATTCTACTGGTGATGTTAGGGAAATTTGGGATCACATCTGCCTTTTCAATGGTTTATGTTTACACGGCTGAGCTCTACCCAACAGTAGTGAGAAACATGGGAGTTGGAGCAAGTTCCATGGCCTCTAGACTGGGCAGCATCCTCTCACCTTACTTCGTTTACCTCG GTGCCTATGATCGATTCCTGCCTTACATCCTGATGGGGAGCATGACTGTGCTATCAGGAATACTGACTTTATTTCTCCCAGAAAGCTATGGTATGCCTCTTCCGGACACAATTGAGCAAATGCTGTTGGTGAAAGG
- the LOC142088803 gene encoding organic cation/carnitine transporter 2-like isoform X1: MRDYEEVTAFLGEWGRFQRLVFFLLSASIVPNGFNGLSIVFLAGTPEHRCAVPRGANLSGEWRNASIPLELQGGRAAPSRCRRYRLAALANFSALGLRPGSDVELGSLEQEPCLDGWEYSRDVYRSTIVTEWNLVCDNDWKGPLCTSLFFVGVLLGSFVSGQLSDKFGRKNVLFATLAMQTGFSFIQVFSTSWEMFSMFFVLVGMGQISNYVAAFVLGTEILGKSIRVLFCTLGVCIFYAFGYMLLPLFAYFIRDWRMLLLALTLPGLLCIPLWWVIPESPRWLISQGRFQEAEEIIRKAAKINGITAPDVILDPSELQDLNSQKQQTYTILDLMKTRNILTITIMSVILWMIISVGYFGLSLDTPNLHGDVYVNCFLSAVIEVPAYIISWLLLRNLPRRYSMAAALFLGGCVLLFIQLVPSHIRALSILLVMLGKFGITSAFSMVYVYTAELYPTVVRNMGVGASSMASRLGSILSPYFVYLGAYDRFLPYILMGSMTVLSGILTLFLPESYGMPLPDTIEQMLLVKGLEYRPASSSTRDSKEEEENPEIFKSTAF; the protein is encoded by the exons ATGCGCGACTACGAGGAGGTGACCGCCTTCCTGGGCGAGTGGGGCCGCTTCCAGCGGctcgtcttcttcctcctcagcgCCAGCATCGTCCCCAACGGCTTCAACGGCCTCTCCATCGTCTTCCTGGCCGGCACCCCCGAGCACCGGTGCGCCGTGCCCCGCGGGGCCAACCTGAGCGGCGAGTGGCGCAACGCCAGCATCCCGCTGGAGCtgcagggcgggcgggcggcgccgagccgctgccgccgctaCCGCCTGGCCGCGCTCGCCAACTTCTCGGCGCTGGGGCTGCGGCCCGGCTCCGACGTGGAGCTGGGGTCGCTGGAGCAGGAGCCGTGCCTGGACGGCTGGGAGTACAGCCGCGACGTCTACCGCTCCACCATCGTCACCGAg TGGAATCTCGTATGTGACAACGACTGGAAGGGACCCCTGTGCACCTCCCTGTTCTTTGTGGGCGTCCTGCTTGGATCTTTCGTATCAGGACAGCTCTCAGACAA GTTTGGCAGGAAAAATGTGCTGTTTGCAACTCTGGCGATGCAGACTGGCTTCAGCTTCATACAGGTCTTCTCCACCAGCTGGGAGATGTTTTCAATGTTCTTTGTGCTGGTCGGCATGGGACAGATATCTAACTACGTGGCAGCATTTGTTCTCG GCACAGAAATTCTTGGCAAATCAATTCGTGTGCTGTTCTGCACGCTAGGCGTTTGCATATTTTATGCATTTGGCTACATGTTGCTGCCACTGTTTGCTTACTTCATCAGAGACTGGCggatgctgctgctggcgcttactttacctgggctgctctgcatcCCACTCTGGTG GGTCATTCCGGAATCTCCACGGTGGCTGATCTCCCAGGGAAGATTTCAAGAGGCAGAAGAAATCATCCGAAAGGCTGCAAAAATTAATGGCATTACAGCCCCAGATGTAATACTTGACCCTAGTGAG ctgcaagATTTGAATTCCCAGAAGCAACAGACGTACACCATTTTGGATCTAATGAAAACCCGAAATATCCTAACTATCACAATTATGTCAGTGATTCTTTG GATGATAATCTCTGTTGGTTATTTTGGACTTTCTCTTGACACACCTAACTTGCATGGAGACGTCTATGTGAACTGCTTCCTTTCGGCAGTAATTGAAGTTCCAGCCTACATTATTTCCTGGCTGCTGCTTCGAAATCTCCCTCGACGGTATTCAATGGCTGCTGCGTTATTCTTGGGAGGCTGTGTTCTTCTCTTCATTCAGCTGGTGCCTTCAC ATATTCGTGCACTATCTATTCTACTGGTGATGTTAGGGAAATTTGGGATCACATCTGCCTTTTCAATGGTTTATGTTTACACGGCTGAGCTCTACCCAACAGTAGTGAGAAACATGGGAGTTGGAGCAAGTTCCATGGCCTCTAGACTGGGCAGCATCCTCTCACCTTACTTCGTTTACCTCG GTGCCTATGATCGATTCCTGCCTTACATCCTGATGGGGAGCATGACTGTGCTATCAGGAATACTGACTTTATTTCTCCCAGAAAGCTATGGTATGCCTCTTCCGGACACAATTGAGCAAATGCTGTTGGTGAAAGG atTAGAATACAGGCCTGCATCTAGTAGCACAAGGGATtccaaggaggaagaagaaaatccagagatttttaaaagcacagctttttgA